From Paenarthrobacter sp. A20:
CTTGAACGAGCGGCGGGTGGAACTGCCGTCCTGTTCCACGATGACCAGCGCGGGCTTGCCGCCTTTTTCCTGGTCCGCCGCGATCTGGTCGAACCAGTCCAAGGCGAAATTGAACTCCTCGAAGCGTGGCCACGCGAATTCGCTGTGTGCCTGCTTGTAGTCCTCGCGCAGTTCCAGCAACCGGTCGCGGGCCGCACGGAAGTCATCGGTGACTGTCATAGTCCGCCTTTCGCTGGGGCTTCATTGCCCGGCCTAGTGATCCACATCACCTTGCAATATACTAGGACATCCAAGGGTTTGGAAGAGCCTGTGCGGGACATGACGAAGGGGTCTAATGCTCGACGAAAAAGCTGCCGGCACCGTCACCAGCGGTGCGGCAACAGAACGTGTCCTCCCTCCTTACCCGGAGGCGGACCTTATGCACGTAGTGGATCTGCTCCCACCATCGGAGCGTGTGCGCTACCTCGAGATCAGGGAATTCCTGCAGGCACGCATCCGGGCGGCCAGTATCGAGTACTGGAACCGGGAGGAATTTCCGTTCGGACTGCTGGCCGACATGGCCAAGTTCGGGCTTGGAGGACTACAGACAGACGGCTCCACCAAGCTCTTCAAGGGCCTCATGTACACCGAGATCGCCAGGGCGGACGTGTCTCTTTCGGCGTTGGTGGGCATCCACAACGAACTCATCGTGGGCATGATCCACGAGCTCGGCTCTGATAAGCAGAAGCGCACGTGGCTGCCTGGGCTGGAGGCCTTTACCCAGTTGGGCGCCTTCGCCCTCACCGAACCTGACCACGGCTCCGACATCGCCGGAGGACTCTCGACGACGGCGCGGCGCGACGGCGGCGAATGGGTCATCAACGGTGCCAAGCGCTGGATTGGTGCAGGCACCATCGCCGACTTTGCGCTGGTGTGGGCCCGGGACGAATCCGACGGGCAGATCAAGGGCTTCATTGTGGAGACCGATCGCCCCGGGTACTCGGCCACTAAGATCTCCAACAAAATCGGGCTCAGGATCATGCAGAACGCGGACATTCTCCTGGATGAGGTCCGCATACCTTTGGAGAATCTCCTGCCGGGGGCCACGGAGTTCTCGCGGGCGAACGATCTTTTGCGTGATTCCCGGGCTTGGGTGGGTTGGCAGGCTGCAGGGATTCAACTGGCCGCGTTTGATATCGCCCGTTCTTACGCCTTGGAACGCCAGCAATTCGGCAAGGAGCTGGCCCGTTTCCAGCTGGTGCAGCAGCAGCTCGCGGATATTTTGGGCAACGCGAATGCCTCACTGTCCATGATGGTTGAGCTCGCGCGGATCCAGCAGGCCGGCAAGCTCGAAATGGTCCAAGCTGCCATGTGCAAGGCCACCACCACCCGGCTGGCGCGCTCATCCGTGGCGATGGGCCGTTCCCTCTTGGGCGGGAACGGGATCACCACGGATTACGAGATGGGCAAGCTCTTCGGTGACGCCGAGATCCTTTACACGTATGAGGGCAGCTACGAGATCAATTCGATGATCGTTGCCCGGGCGGTGACAGGGAAGTCGGCCTTCGTCTGAGACCGCCCGGGCATGCGTCAGGCTTTCCGGGCTGCGACCAAGGCCGGATCCGGGTCCGAAGGCGCAGCGACGGCTGCGTGTTCGGCCAGGACTCCGGTCTTGTGCCGGATGCGCAGGCGGTAGAGGAGCGTCCCGCCGATGATGACCGTGCCGACAAACATGACGCCGCCCCATTGCAGGTACCACTCGAACGGCGGCACCGAGTTGTAAATCTCCGGCCGCGGCCACACCAGGTTCAGTGTCATGGCACCGCCCCACAGCACCGCCAGGATGTTCACGGGCAGCCCCCATTTGCCGAGGCTGAATCCCGGTTCTGATCCGTCGTCCTTGAGGGGCCACTTCTTCAAGAAGCGGCGCCGCAGCATGGGCACCGTCACCAGGAGGTATGACAGGTAGATCAGGACGATGCTGATGCTGGAGAGAATCGTGAAGATAGCTGGCTGGGAGATGTTGACGATCAGGGGAATCACGGCCACGACACCGATAACGATGGCGGCCACTGTGGGGGTTTTGCGGGTGGGATGGACTTTGCTGAGCTGACGGCTGAACGGG
This genomic window contains:
- a CDS encoding acyl-CoA dehydrogenase family protein, whose translation is MLDEKAAGTVTSGAATERVLPPYPEADLMHVVDLLPPSERVRYLEIREFLQARIRAASIEYWNREEFPFGLLADMAKFGLGGLQTDGSTKLFKGLMYTEIARADVSLSALVGIHNELIVGMIHELGSDKQKRTWLPGLEAFTQLGAFALTEPDHGSDIAGGLSTTARRDGGEWVINGAKRWIGAGTIADFALVWARDESDGQIKGFIVETDRPGYSATKISNKIGLRIMQNADILLDEVRIPLENLLPGATEFSRANDLLRDSRAWVGWQAAGIQLAAFDIARSYALERQQFGKELARFQLVQQQLADILGNANASLSMMVELARIQQAGKLEMVQAAMCKATTTRLARSSVAMGRSLLGGNGITTDYEMGKLFGDAEILYTYEGSYEINSMIVARAVTGKSAFV